One Dysosmobacter welbionis DNA segment encodes these proteins:
- a CDS encoding recombinase family protein has product MARKSRKETAAVAVQEADAACRAAIYVRLSVEDTHTHSVSIETQQMIIARYLEQYPEISVYDTYIDNGATGTNFHRPGFQQMLSDIEAGHVNCVIVKDLSRLGRNTIDTGYYIEQYFRIRSIRFIAVNENFDTAAPEDAHSGIIIPLRNMINEAYALDIGRKIRAQQRQAMKDGKFIGARTPYGYLKAEDDCHQLIIDPVAAVVVQRMFRWASKGAGLNTIAVRLNEAGILTPSHYKKMQGKITHENLLGSGKWQTRTVGVILRSEVYTGDLVQGQTKTVDHRQVKADAEEWTVVRDTHEAIISREQFAAVQEILNQTASRAKAREINAYTPNLLKGKVFCTHCGGSLHRQRNIRKKSDDVYFYHCLSRSRISKDACPGVTIREDALLDMLADMLQDALDTALGQYTLSLAELPRQAADRAELREKITSRKQEIQRLRGIVRSLYENLVQGVLTKDEYFDYKEKYESRIADLAVEMEQLEDGLRTMDAQTKQHRALKQDAAQIKTDRALTGALIERLIDRIEVSHNKQITVRYRFQSEFETYAEVLEQCRNM; this is encoded by the coding sequence CTGCGGTGGCCGTGCAGGAGGCTGACGCCGCTTGCCGCGCCGCGATCTATGTCCGCCTTTCGGTGGAGGATACCCACACGCACAGCGTATCCATTGAAACCCAGCAGATGATTATTGCCCGCTATCTGGAGCAGTACCCGGAGATCAGCGTGTACGATACCTACATTGACAACGGCGCGACCGGGACAAACTTCCACCGTCCGGGCTTTCAGCAGATGCTCTCGGATATTGAGGCCGGTCACGTCAACTGCGTCATTGTGAAAGACCTCTCCCGTTTGGGGCGGAACACCATCGACACCGGCTATTACATCGAGCAGTATTTCCGCATCCGCAGCATCCGCTTTATTGCGGTCAATGAAAACTTCGATACCGCCGCCCCGGAGGATGCCCATTCCGGTATCATCATCCCGCTGCGGAACATGATAAACGAAGCCTACGCTTTGGACATTGGGCGCAAGATCAGGGCGCAGCAGCGGCAGGCCATGAAGGACGGCAAATTTATCGGTGCGCGTACTCCCTACGGCTATCTGAAAGCCGAGGACGATTGCCACCAGCTTATCATCGACCCCGTTGCCGCCGTCGTGGTGCAGCGGATGTTTCGTTGGGCTTCCAAGGGCGCTGGCCTGAATACCATCGCCGTGCGGCTGAACGAGGCTGGCATCCTCACCCCCAGCCACTACAAGAAGATGCAGGGAAAGATCACCCACGAAAATTTGCTCGGCAGCGGCAAGTGGCAGACCCGAACGGTCGGCGTCATTCTCCGCTCCGAGGTCTACACCGGAGATCTCGTTCAGGGGCAGACCAAAACCGTGGATCACCGGCAGGTCAAGGCTGATGCCGAGGAATGGACGGTGGTGCGGGACACCCATGAGGCCATCATCAGCCGGGAACAGTTCGCGGCGGTGCAGGAAATTCTCAATCAGACCGCCAGCCGCGCCAAGGCGCGGGAGATCAACGCATACACACCGAATTTGCTCAAAGGCAAGGTGTTCTGCACCCATTGCGGCGGCAGCCTGCACCGGCAGAGAAACATCCGTAAGAAGTCCGACGATGTGTACTTCTACCATTGTCTGAGCAGGAGCCGAATCAGCAAGGATGCCTGCCCCGGCGTGACCATCCGCGAGGATGCGTTGCTGGATATGTTGGCAGATATGCTTCAGGACGCGCTTGATACGGCGCTGGGGCAATACACCCTCTCCCTTGCAGAACTGCCCCGGCAGGCCGCTGACCGCGCTGAGCTGCGGGAGAAGATCACCAGCCGCAAACAGGAAATCCAGCGGCTTCGCGGTATCGTGCGGAGCCTGTATGAAAACCTTGTTCAAGGCGTTCTCACCAAGGATGAATATTTCGACTACAAGGAAAAGTACGAAAGCCGCATTGCCGATCTTGCCGTGGAAATGGAACAGTTGGAGGACGGTCTGCGGACAATGGATGCCCAAACCAAGCAGCACCGGGCGCTGAAACAGGATGCTGCACAGATCAAGACCGACCGTGCGCTGACCGGTGCGCTCATTGAGCGGCTGATCGACCGCATTGAGGTATCCCACAATAAGCAGATCACGGTGCGCTATCGCTTCCAGAGCGAGTTTGAAACCTATGCGGAGGTGCTGGAACAATGCAGAAATATGTGA